One window of the Streptomyces asoensis genome contains the following:
- a CDS encoding amidohydrolase family protein produces MNPTLFTDVQVFDGTGRDPFPAEVLVEGNRITAVTDRLKRDRRAAARVIDGGGGTLLPGLVDAHAHLGFGSTVEHRSPRRDEPVEEKALLVAHAGRVLLDHGITSAYSGGNRLPGTEIAARKAFAEGWMPGPRLRAASWEGSAGMVEPGVYDFPGVEGRASDPDSVARFVTDMAELGVDIVKLSLSGESAVVQGTSRIVQFTGEEVAAAAQAAQQHGVWLTAHAHAAESIKMAVRHGVRAVYHCTFADEEALDLLEAARDRVFVAPTPGIVHANLHEAGSEPEPGMEVQATADAVREVVPELVRRGIRVVPGGDYGFAWNPVGRNLRDLELFVDWFGLTPAETLRAATRHGGQIMGMADELGLIREGFLADLVLVDGDPLAEIGILQDRDRLRAIMKDGKLHKAPA; encoded by the coding sequence ATGAACCCGACGCTCTTCACCGACGTCCAGGTCTTCGACGGCACCGGACGGGATCCGTTCCCGGCCGAGGTCCTCGTCGAGGGCAACCGCATCACGGCGGTCACCGACCGGCTCAAGCGCGACCGGCGGGCGGCAGCCCGTGTGATCGACGGAGGCGGCGGCACCCTGCTTCCCGGGCTGGTCGACGCCCACGCCCACCTGGGCTTCGGCTCCACCGTCGAACACCGCTCCCCGCGCCGGGACGAGCCCGTCGAGGAGAAGGCGCTGCTCGTGGCGCACGCCGGACGTGTGCTGCTCGACCACGGCATCACCAGCGCCTACTCCGGCGGCAACCGGCTCCCGGGTACGGAGATCGCCGCCCGCAAGGCCTTCGCCGAGGGCTGGATGCCCGGACCGCGACTGAGGGCCGCGTCCTGGGAGGGCAGCGCGGGCATGGTCGAACCCGGCGTCTACGACTTCCCGGGAGTGGAGGGACGGGCCTCCGACCCGGACTCGGTGGCCCGGTTCGTCACCGACATGGCCGAACTCGGCGTCGACATCGTGAAGTTGTCGCTCTCCGGGGAGAGCGCGGTCGTCCAGGGGACCTCCCGGATCGTGCAGTTCACCGGGGAGGAGGTCGCCGCCGCCGCGCAGGCCGCGCAGCAGCACGGCGTGTGGCTCACCGCGCACGCGCACGCCGCCGAGTCGATCAAGATGGCCGTACGGCACGGCGTCCGCGCCGTCTACCACTGCACCTTCGCCGACGAGGAGGCCCTCGACCTGCTCGAAGCGGCCCGTGACCGGGTCTTCGTCGCCCCGACCCCGGGCATCGTCCACGCCAATCTGCACGAGGCCGGCAGCGAACCCGAGCCGGGCATGGAGGTCCAGGCCACCGCCGATGCCGTACGCGAGGTCGTGCCGGAACTCGTCCGGCGCGGCATCCGCGTCGTCCCCGGCGGCGACTACGGCTTCGCGTGGAACCCGGTCGGCCGCAACCTCCGCGACCTCGAACTGTTCGTCGACTGGTTCGGCCTCACCCCTGCCGAGACGCTGCGCGCGGCGACCCGCCACGGCGGGCAGATCATGGGAATGGCGGACGAACTCGGCCTGATCCGGGAGGGATTCCTCGCCGACCTCGTCCTCGTCGACGGTGATCCACTGGCGGAGATCGGCATCCTCCAGGACCGTGACCGGCTACGGGCGATCATGAAGGACGGCAAGCTGCACAAGGCCCCGGCGTGA
- a CDS encoding fumarylacetoacetate hydrolase family protein, which yields MRIAQLAGRPVLLTDSGAVDVPAEYAGDLFARWDDLLDWSRGATGGRPYDEGELEAPVPAPRQIFAVALNYRPHTAEAGYEEPDAPLVFTKFPTCLTGPRTTVDLPNGHVDWEVELVAVIGREARRVPVEKGWEPVVALTVGQDLSERIAQLAGRPAQFSLAKSHPGFGPVGPALVSLDELDDPDDLELTCELNGETVQHDRTAGMIFPVPQLVAHLSEFCTLLPGDLIFTGTPAGVGNRRVPQRFLTPDDELVSRIGGVGEMRHRFRRATP from the coding sequence ATGAGAATCGCACAACTCGCCGGACGGCCAGTGCTGTTGACCGACAGCGGGGCCGTCGACGTCCCCGCCGAGTACGCCGGGGACCTCTTCGCGCGCTGGGACGACCTGCTCGACTGGTCCAGGGGTGCCACAGGGGGGCGCCCCTACGACGAGGGCGAACTGGAGGCCCCCGTCCCCGCACCCCGGCAGATCTTCGCCGTCGCCCTCAACTACCGCCCGCACACCGCGGAGGCGGGATACGAGGAGCCCGACGCGCCGCTGGTCTTCACCAAGTTCCCGACCTGCCTCACCGGCCCGCGCACGACCGTGGATCTGCCGAACGGCCATGTCGACTGGGAGGTGGAGCTGGTCGCCGTCATCGGCCGTGAGGCCCGCCGGGTACCGGTCGAGAAGGGCTGGGAGCCGGTCGTGGCGCTCACCGTCGGCCAGGACCTGTCGGAGCGGATCGCCCAACTCGCGGGCCGACCCGCCCAGTTCTCGCTCGCCAAATCGCACCCGGGGTTCGGCCCGGTGGGCCCCGCGCTGGTGAGCCTCGACGAACTCGACGACCCCGACGACCTGGAACTGACCTGCGAACTCAACGGAGAGACCGTCCAGCACGACCGCACGGCCGGCATGATCTTCCCGGTACCGCAACTGGTGGCGCATCTCAGCGAGTTCTGCACCCTGCTGCCCGGGGACCTCATCTTCACCGGCACCCCGGCCGGCGTCGGCAACCGCCGCGTCCCGCAGCGCTTCCTGACGCCCGACGACGAACTCGTGAGCCGTATCGGGGGAGTCGGCGAGATGCGGCACCGCTTCCGGAGGGCCACGCCATGA
- a CDS encoding fumarylacetoacetate hydrolase family protein: MKLVTFDAGPEEALVGRLDGETVVGLDVPSTRVFFEREGQVGETGRTFALADVRLRAPIEPRKFFHTAGNFREHHEDLVRVDWSHPVNKGIVFFQNVDAIIGPEEPIVYPANLTRELDYELELAVVIGKPGRFFSAEQAAEHIAGYLVFNDITARDIQRREMESGVFSFSKAIETFCPIGPYIVTADEIDDPHDLDMELRVNGDVRQKSHTSRMSVSIPQLVAYHSPQVYSAGDLITTGTVAGVAASTEDPSANYLRPGDVVEAEIEGLGVLRNRVVSWSDAYGTEEPPAEHWV, from the coding sequence ATGAAACTGGTGACGTTCGACGCGGGGCCGGAGGAGGCTCTGGTGGGGCGGCTGGACGGCGAGACCGTCGTGGGTCTTGACGTGCCCTCCACGCGGGTGTTCTTCGAGCGCGAGGGGCAAGTGGGCGAGACGGGGCGCACGTTCGCCCTGGCCGACGTCCGGCTGCGCGCGCCGATCGAGCCCAGGAAGTTCTTCCACACGGCCGGCAACTTCCGCGAACACCACGAGGACCTGGTCCGGGTGGACTGGTCGCACCCGGTGAACAAGGGCATCGTGTTCTTCCAGAACGTCGACGCCATCATCGGACCCGAAGAGCCGATCGTGTACCCGGCGAACCTCACCCGAGAGCTCGACTACGAACTCGAACTCGCCGTCGTCATAGGGAAGCCGGGCCGGTTCTTCTCCGCCGAGCAGGCCGCCGAGCACATCGCCGGCTATCTGGTCTTCAACGACATCACCGCCCGCGACATCCAGCGCAGGGAGATGGAGTCCGGGGTCTTCTCCTTCTCCAAGGCCATCGAGACCTTCTGCCCGATCGGCCCGTACATCGTCACCGCGGACGAGATCGACGACCCGCACGACCTCGACATGGAGCTGCGGGTCAACGGAGACGTCCGTCAGAAGTCCCACACCTCCCGGATGTCGGTGTCCATCCCGCAACTGGTCGCCTACCACTCCCCGCAGGTCTACAGCGCGGGCGATCTCATCACCACGGGCACCGTCGCGGGTGTCGCCGCGAGCACCGAGGACCCCTCCGCGAACTACCTCAGGCCCGGCGACGTCGTCGAGGCGGAGATCGAGGGCCTGGGTGTCCTGCGCAACCGGGTCGTGAGCTGGTCCGACGCGTACGGCACCGAAGAACCGCCCGCCGAACACTGGGTGTGA
- a CDS encoding SDR family NAD(P)-dependent oxidoreductase, whose product MRTTWDFAGTRALVAGGGGIGATVARALAEAYADVVVLDVDKDRLEDTVRDGVTGVVADLTSPAACRTAVAEAVRLLGGLDVFVHAVGVNDRRPVLETPDEVWERLLAVNLSSAFWLGRAAGAVMVPNGYGRVVYLSSVSGLLAHRDHAPYAATKGGVNQLMRVMAREWAAAGVTVNAVAPGYTETDLTRAYLAKPGMRASMESLVPAGRLGRPEDLTGPVLFLASAESAFVTGQVLYADGGRTLV is encoded by the coding sequence ATGCGGACAACGTGGGACTTCGCGGGTACCCGCGCCCTGGTCGCCGGTGGCGGCGGAATCGGCGCGACGGTGGCCCGGGCGCTTGCCGAGGCGTATGCGGACGTGGTCGTGCTCGACGTGGACAAGGACCGGCTCGAGGACACCGTCCGGGACGGCGTGACCGGCGTCGTCGCCGACCTCACCTCTCCCGCCGCCTGCCGTACGGCCGTCGCGGAGGCGGTCCGGCTCCTGGGCGGACTCGACGTGTTCGTGCACGCGGTCGGCGTCAACGACCGCAGACCCGTGCTGGAGACGCCCGACGAGGTGTGGGAGCGGCTGCTCGCCGTCAACCTCTCCAGCGCGTTCTGGCTGGGCCGGGCCGCGGGGGCCGTGATGGTGCCGAACGGCTACGGACGCGTCGTGTACCTGTCCTCCGTCTCGGGTCTGCTCGCCCACCGGGACCATGCGCCGTACGCGGCGACCAAGGGCGGAGTGAACCAGCTGATGCGGGTGATGGCGCGCGAGTGGGCGGCCGCCGGGGTCACCGTCAACGCGGTCGCACCCGGCTACACCGAGACCGACCTGACGCGCGCCTACCTGGCGAAGCCGGGCATGCGCGCGTCGATGGAGTCGCTGGTGCCCGCCGGACGCCTCGGCCGGCCCGAGGACCTGACCGGGCCCGTCCTCTTCCTCGCGTCCGCCGAGTCCGCGTTCGTCACCGGGCAGGTGCTGTACGCGGACGGCGGCCGGACCCTCGTATGA
- a CDS encoding SDR family NAD(P)-dependent oxidoreductase, with product MTLTPVLGRFTGKTVLVTGAGTGFGAEIAVRAAREGADVAVHYRSSRAGAEATAERVTALGRKALVVQADIAGHDRIERLADEVWAHFGRLDVAVNNVGDVAREQMSWRDLTEESVDHVLAVDVKGTLLCTHEFGARMLEQDGGGAIVNIGSTVVVRGSARAPQYAAAKYGIIGLTKSYAHAFAPKVRVNVFAPGFIETAATLGRQDWQSGRGDALRAATPMGRIPGPEELAGAALFLATEDAQHITGGFLVADGGYNMIGA from the coding sequence ATGACTCTGACTCCCGTCCTCGGGCGTTTCACCGGCAAGACCGTCCTCGTCACCGGCGCGGGCACCGGATTCGGCGCCGAGATCGCCGTACGGGCCGCGCGCGAGGGCGCCGACGTCGCCGTGCACTACCGGAGCTCGCGGGCCGGCGCGGAGGCGACGGCCGAGCGGGTCACGGCACTCGGCCGCAAGGCCCTCGTCGTCCAGGCGGACATCGCCGGGCACGACCGGATCGAGCGCCTCGCCGACGAGGTGTGGGCGCACTTCGGCCGGCTCGACGTGGCGGTCAACAACGTGGGGGACGTGGCGCGCGAGCAGATGTCGTGGCGGGACCTCACCGAGGAGTCCGTCGACCACGTTCTCGCCGTCGACGTCAAGGGCACCCTGCTGTGCACACACGAGTTCGGGGCGCGGATGCTGGAACAGGACGGCGGGGGCGCCATCGTCAACATCGGTTCGACGGTGGTGGTGCGGGGCAGTGCTCGGGCACCGCAGTACGCGGCGGCCAAGTACGGCATCATCGGGCTGACCAAGTCCTATGCGCACGCCTTCGCGCCGAAGGTGCGGGTGAACGTGTTCGCGCCCGGGTTCATCGAGACCGCTGCCACCCTGGGGCGGCAGGACTGGCAGAGCGGGCGTGGGGACGCGCTGCGCGCGGCGACGCCGATGGGACGGATCCCGGGGCCGGAGGAGCTGGCGGGGGCGGCCCTCTTCCTGGCGACCGAGGACGCGCAGCACATCACGGGCGGCTTCCTGGTCGCGGACGGCGGCTACAACATGATCGGCGCGTAG
- a CDS encoding VOC family protein, with product MTASFDHLGISVPDLEAGVAWYSAALRLTVERTFAVPGTGLRGVMLRHASGYRIELLHRPDAEPGLVADGPVQAAGRLGYGHLCLAVDTPDEVDAEFARLVAAGAGVRMSPRPAPRPGARMAFVADPYGNLIELIDRTV from the coding sequence GTGACCGCGAGCTTCGACCACCTGGGCATCTCCGTCCCCGATCTGGAGGCCGGTGTCGCCTGGTACAGCGCGGCGCTGCGGCTGACCGTGGAGCGCACCTTCGCCGTGCCCGGCACCGGACTCCGGGGCGTGATGCTCCGTCATGCCAGCGGCTACCGGATCGAGTTGCTGCACCGCCCCGACGCCGAACCCGGACTCGTGGCGGACGGTCCGGTCCAGGCGGCGGGCCGGCTCGGTTACGGCCACCTCTGTCTCGCCGTGGACACCCCGGACGAGGTCGACGCGGAGTTCGCGCGGCTCGTCGCCGCGGGCGCGGGCGTCCGGATGAGCCCGCGCCCCGCGCCGCGGCCCGGCGCCCGGATGGCGTTCGTGGCCGACCCGTACGGGAACCTCATCGAGCTGATCGACCGCACGGTCTGA